DNA sequence from the Pedobacter sp. W3I1 genome:
CATTTCAATCTTCACTTCGCCCTCACCCTGGCAAACATCGCAACGACCACCTTCTACGTTGAAAGAGAAAGCAGCTGGTTTTAAGCCCGCAGCTTTTGCCGATGCCAGGCCCGAAAACAGCGCACGAATATCATCCCAGGCTTTAACATAAGTAACCGGATTAGAACGGCTAGAACGACCAATCGGATTCTGATCGACCATTTCTACAGCACTTACCAGATCGTAATTGCCAAAAATGCCATCATAAGCACCCGTTTGTTCACCAGCATAGTTTCCTATTGCCTTTTGCAGTGCCGGATATAATATTTTTTTAACTAAACTGGTTTTACCCGATCCAGAAACGCCACTTACCGCAGTAAAAACGCCTAATGGAAACTTCACATCAATATGCTGAAGATTATTTTCTCTCGCTCCTTTAATCAGGATATGATCCTTCCATTTCCGTCGTTTATCCGGAATGGCAATTTTTTCCAATCCCGACAGGTAACGGCCTGTTAAGCTATTTTTATCTTTTAAAATCTCTTCGTAGTTACCGCTGAAAACTAAATTACCACCATGAGTACCAGCTTCAGGGCCAATATCAATAATGTAATCGGCCGCACGCATCATTTCTTCTTCGTGCTCTACCACAATAACCGTATTACCTACGTTACGGAGCGAGATTAACACTTCGATCAGCTTATTGGTATCCCTTGGGTGCAAACCAATACTTGGTTCATCCAACACATAGATAGAACCAACCAAACTACTACCTAAAGAGGTAGCCAGGTTAATCCTTTGCGATTCTCCACCCGAAAGCGTGTTCGATAAACGGTTTAAGGTAAGGTAGCCTAAACCTACATTGTTTAAATAAAGGAAACGGTTATCAATCTCTGCCAATAAACGTTTGGCAATTTTGGTATCGTTGGTATTTAATTTCAGCTCGTTAAAGAAAACCAGGGCTTTGGCCAAAGGCATCAGCACCACATCGATAATCGATTTTTCAGCAATCTTTACATAAGATGCATCTTTACGTAAACGCGAACCTTTACAGTCAGGGCAGGTAGTTTTGCCGCGGTAACGTGATAACATTACGCGGTACTGAATTTTGTAGGTCTGCTCTTCCAGTTCTTTAAAAAAAGCATCCAGACCTGCAAAATATTTGTTCCCTGTCCAAAGTAACTGTTGTTCCGTTTCTGTTAAGGCACTATAAGGCCGGTGAATCGGGAATTCGAATTTCGGAGCAGCTTTAATAAAATTCTGCAGCCACACATTCATTTTTTCGCCACGCCAGGGGGCAATGGCATTATCGTAAATGCTTTTGCTCTTATCAGGAATAACCAGATCTTCATCAATACCGATTACGTTTCCATAACCTTCGCAGCGTTTACAGGCACCATAAGGATTGTTGAAAGAGAAAAAGTTTGGCGTAGGTTCTTCGAATTTGATTCCATCCAGTTCAAAACGGTCGCTAAAATGTTTCGTTTTACCCTGGGCCTCTACATAACAATCGCCTTTACCTTCAAAAAAAGCTGTCTGTGCCGAATCGGCCAGTCTACTTAATGTTTCTTCTTCCTGGTTGGTTACAATACGATCGATCAGAATCTGAACGGTTTTATCATCTGTTAGTTCTGCATCTTTAAAATCAGCATCGTCTAAAACAGCTTCTATTTTTTCTATTTTATCATTGATCAGAACACGTAAAAATCCTTTCTGTAATAAAATAGCCAGTTCTTCTTTAATTGTACGGTTGTTATGCGGATATAACGGGCAAAAAATAGTTACCGTTGTATCTTCGGGCATGGCATTTACATAATCTACCACCGTGCTTACCGAATCTTTTTTCACTTCTTTGCCCGAAACAGGCGAAATGGTTTTCCCGATACGAGAGAAAAGCAGTTTCAGGTAATCATAAATCTCGGTCGAGGTACCAACGGTAGAACGTGGATTAGAAGTAATAACCTTTTGTTCGATGGCAATTGCCGGCGCAATACCTCTAATATAATCTACATCGGGTTTATTCATCCGGCCCATAAACTGGCGGGCATAAGAAGATAAACTTTCAACATATCGGCGCTGCCCCTCTGCGTATAAAGTATCAAATGCAAGCGAAGATTTCCCCGAGCCAGACATACCTGTTACCACCACAAGTTTGTTTTTTGGAATGGCAACATCGATGTTTTTGAGGTTGTGCACACGGGCACCTTTTATGATAATATTTTTATGCGGATCTTTTTCGGCCTCTTTTTTGCTCATGTATGGTAACGAATATAATGTATAACCCCAGAATGCTGTTAGGGTTTTAAGAACATACAAAAATAGGGTACTGAGACGGTTAATTTATTTTTTAACATTTTATTTTTTGCTTTTTGATAAAAAAATAACTTTCTTTGAACATTAACAACCTCAAAACCAAACTAACACATATCAAAAACATAGGAGAGCAGCTATAGAAATTAAACATCTACAAATTAATTTTTAGCAAATAGTACGGGATTTAGTGTAGGTAAACCTATGAATTTACAATCATATAATGATCAGGACCTGGTAAAGGTATATATTACCGGGAACGAGAATGGATTGCAGGAACTTTTAAGAAGACATAAAAGCAAAATTTATACCTCTATCTACTTATTGGTTAAAGACCAATATCTGGCGGAGGATATTTTTCAGGATGCTTTTATAAAAGTAATTAATACCCTGCGATCAGGAAGATATAACGAAGAAGGCAAGTTTTTGCCTTGGGTAATGCGTATTGCCCATAACTTGGTTATTGATTATTTCAGAAAAGAAAAGAGAACACCAATCATCACCAGTGCTGATGGAATGGATGTATTCAATATGCTACACTTTTATGATGAGAGCGCAGAAGACAAAATGCTTCGCGACCAAACCCATAAAGATTTGAAAGCAATGATCCATTTATTGCCTGATGAGCAGAAAGAAGTGCTCCTCATGCGCCATTACGCCGATTTAAGCTTTAAAGAGATCGCAGATTTAACCGATGTAAGCATCAATACAGCACTAGGCCGTATGCGTTATGCATTGAGTAATTTGCGTAAAATGCTTAAAACAAAGGAGATGACTTACAAAGGGTAGTAAAATTGTTACATAAAATTTTTTAGGGGTTGAAATAAAGCATCTGAACTATCGTTAAGTTTATAAAACTTATCACATTTAGTTGCTTATGACAAAAACCTCTACATCAAAAACAAATGTAAATTTACCTACACCTAACATGTTTCAGCCTAGAACTGATATTGAATCGGACACAGAAATCGACTTATTTTATGATCAAATAAAAGGTAAGTTAGATAGGCTGGCTAAAAATCCTCAGGATGAAACCATCAACAAGATTTTAGCTTACAGCCGAACAAAGTAGTAAATTACATGAGCCAAAAAAGCTTGTTCCACAGGGTGGGACAAGCTTTTTTTATTTTATGAGTTCAATGGTTCATTTGCCATTAGTTTATTGGTAATTGCAAAACCGGCTACCAGTTCATAACTGATACAGCTTTATCATTTATAACCACTTACGTATATCCTTGCTACTTGGCTATCATCCATTTGACCATAGACTATCTATGATCTGATCATCAACCATGAAACAATTCAGCAATGAACTTTCTGGTATCAGCCATCAACCTCTTAGCCTTTCCTTATCTATCCCTATAAATGGCCTAATTTTTACAATCCCCTAAAACAAAAAGCCTTACCTTTGCATAGTGTAATTTTAACACTAAGTACGCTATGAACAAGAACTTGCTCCCACTCACTTTAGGCGGTTTAGGCATCGGAATAACAGAATTTGTTATGATGGGCTTATTACCCGATATCTCAAAAGATTTAGCAGTAACCATTCCACAGGCCGGGCATTTAATCTCTGCTTATGCTTTAGGTGTGGTAATCGGTGCACCATTATTAATTATGATTGCGGGTAAATATCCACCAAAAATGATATTGATTGCTTTGATGATCATGTTTACGGTTTTCAATGCCTTCTCTGCATTTGCCCCAACTTTTGATACCCTGTTTATTGCCCGGTTACTTTCTGGTTTACCACATGGTGCATTTTTCGGAGTGGGATCGGTAGTGGCTAGCAGGATAGCCGAAAAAGGGAAAGCAGCTCAAGCCGTATCGCTCATGTTTATGGGCTTAACCATCGCCAATATTGTCGGCGTACCATTGGGCACCTTTATTGGGCACAATTTCTCCTGGCGCATCTCTTTTGCCGTTGTCGTATTTGTTGGCCTGGTTACTTTGTTAAGTTTAAAATTATGGCTACCCGCTTTAGAAGCCACAAAAAACCGCGATTTAAAAGCAGAACTAAGTTTCTTCAAAAAAAGAGAAGCATGGATCATCATTTTTATGATTTCGATTGGAACAGGCGGCTTATTTACCTGGTACAGTTATATCGCCCCATTAATGACAGATGTTGCAGGCTTTTCACCAAATGCCGTAACCTATATATTAATGCTGGCGGGTTTGGGCATGATGTTCGGCAATTATGTCGGTGGCCGATTGGCCGATAAGTTTTCACCTGCAAAAGCCTCTGCAGCCTTATTGCTCACCATGGTGGTTACCTTAACCATTGTACACTTCGTATCTGCAAGTCAGCCATTAGCCTTAATCATGACTTTTGTTACCGGTGCCGTATCTTTTGCTTTAGCTGCACCAATACAGATGTTAATGATCCAGAGTGCCAAAGGCTCCGAAATGTTGGCAGCATCTGCAAGTCAGGCCAGTTTCAATATTGGTAATGCTTTGGGCGCTTTCTTTGGTGGCCTTCCACTGGTTTATGGCTTTGATTATAGCTCGCCTGCTTATGTAGGTGCAGCAATGGCATTGGTAGGCGCATTCTTTGCATTCTGGTTAATTAAGAGCAATCAGGGCGTAACCGAACAGGTTAAAGTGCCAGCTACTTCTTTTCATTAGACCAATGTGAATTAGAGGCTCCAATCATTCACTCATTCAAAACTCAATCATTCAAAATTAGTTGCCAGTTTACTTTGTAGAAAACGAAAGGCCTGTGCAAGTAAAAATGTTCAATCCTGCTGTACACTGTAGCCTCGCAAAAAAAGCTCGGGCTGCCGTTCCCATCAGGTTTATAATGAAAGGTTGTGCTAAGCATAAAACCCACCGTACTAAAAGTAGGCTTACCTTGTTAAAGCCATTCATGCCTAATACCTGCGACCTACTTTATCTTTCAACCTGCCTACTACCAGACCAAGTGATATTCCATAGAAAGATTGCAGATTGTTCAGGTTTGCCGAAAAACCAGCAGTAACAGCCGCTGTCCTATCCAGGTACAGTCCATATTTCATTTCGAGCGGCAAACCAACCGTTTTTCTTCTGATCGTTTCATACACATTATTACTGAAAAGGCATCCGCCCGGCCTATCACAATCGTTATACAGAAATGCACCAGGGCTTACCTGATCAACCAAAGAAACTCCTGTGCCAAACTTAACATAATGGTAACGGTTAAAAGTATAACTTTTGCCCACTAAAATACCAACGTCAGAAATATGTGGTTCTGGCAAACCGCCAAAATAAAAAATCCTGATACGTTCTACAGCTGATGTTTTAAGCGAGATATAATTACTTCTTTTCTGCAGGTAAAAATCTACATCTCCATACAATCGTCTGTTTCCTCCACCGCCCAGACTAAAGCCAAGACCGAAATAAATTTTCCTTTTTTTATTTAAGGTATCCTGCTGTGCCAATGCATCTGCAAACAGTAGTAAACAAAAGCATATCAATAAATATTTCATAACGTTAATTTAGATGTAGACTATGCAGCAGCTCCCATTCTTTTAAGCAGCTTTAAATGAGATTTTATCCCTCCGAAATAACTGGTACAATTGGGCGTTATTCCGTTCTCATTTAACATTTCGTACAATATTTTACTGATCTGCGGATAATACACATGATGGTAGTGCGGGAACAAATGATGGGCAATATGATTGTTGAAGCCGCCCAAAATAAAATTTACCATATTACTAAAAGGATGCATATCGTTCGAACTTTTTACCTGGTTCATCAGCCACGAAGCATTGATATAACCCTGCGCATCTGCTTTCGGATACTGCGTTTCCTCAACATGGTGTGTCATAAAAAATGTAAACAGCAAAAACAGCGATTGGCTTAAATGCATTATCAAAAAACCAAGCACCACCACATACCATTGCTGACCAGAAAAAAGTAAGGGTAACACCAATAACAAACTGATATAAGTAATTTTCTGAAGCACAAAAGACAGATAATACTTAAAGCTCTTTTTAACCACAAAGCCATCATTGCCAAACAGAATCACAAAATCTTTAATAAAAATCCAGAATAGCGAATAGGTAGTATAAGCCAATGGTGCATACAGGTGTTGGTAAGCATGAAACCAATAATGTTTACTGTCAGGTACCACACGGATCAGCTTTGATATTTTAAGGTCGGAATCATAGTCTTCTACATTTGGCGCATAATGATGAGAATTAACATGGCGCAGTTTCCATGCCTCGGCATGCGCACCAACCAATGTATAAATAGCCACAAAGCAGATATGGTTAAGCCGCCTGCTTTTAAAAATGGTATTGTGTGAAAAATCGTGCGAAAAGTTAAAGGCAAAAAGCAATGCAATAAAACCATATACCATAAAACAGCCAATAAAACCAATTGGGTTAACCGTACGGTATAAAGCTAAATAGGACAATAAGGTGAGCAAGAAATACACAACGAATTTAGCTGCAATTATCCTCATAAAAGCAGATTTATCAATTACCAGCTCCTGTGCTACACGTTTGTATATTGCTTTTAGCAACTGACTATCAGCCGCTACATAGATATGTTTATCCTTCATATCGCATCGGGATTAGGTGTTCACTTCTGCCCATCATTTTCAAAAACCTGAAATGTGAGGCTAAAGATTCGCCGTATGACATTTCCATATAAGTAAGCTTGTGCTTTTTAGCCAGCGCTTTAAAAATTGGAATAATATCAAGATAATGCACATGGCAAACGTTCGGAAGCAGGTGGTGCACCGCATGAGCATTAAAACCACCAAGTGTCCAGTTTAGAAATTTACTTTCTGCATGGTAATCTATTGAAGTAAGCAACTGCAGTTTTGGCCAGCTCATATTCAATTTATTATCTTTATCGGGCATCGGATGAGATACATAATCTGATAAGTGTGCAACGCCTAACACCGATACAAACAGCAGAGAAATAATGAAATGGTTCAGCAGGAAAGCCATCAGAACTATTGCCCAACCGAAAGGCAATAGATAAATGGGCAAAACGATCATATAACCTATATACAAGAGCTTATATATGACCAGCTTTACCGCTTCAATACGGGGAATCTCCACTTTAATGGTACGGCTCGATAAATTGAACAACATCAGGGTTTCCCTAAAAAAGAACCAGTTAATAGAATAAAAGAGGTATAGAAACGGCGCATAAATAAACTGATACCGGTGGTACCATTGCAAAGGCTGCGATTCGGTCATCCTAAACAGGGGATTATTTAGTACATCAATATCACTACCTTCTATATTGGTATATAAATGGTGTGATTCGTTGTGGTTCTTATCCCATACATAAGCATTATTGCCCTGCAGATTAAAACTCAACGAAAATAACAACTGATTCCAGAATTTACTTTTAACCGCTACACCATGGGCGGCATCATGCGAAACATTAAAAGCAGTTAACAAAACCGAAAGTCCCATCAGCAGGTAAAAAACATAGAATGCCAATACCGAATGACTGGTAATCATTAAGGCGTAACACAGGGTATCCATACCGAAATACAGGAATATCTTGAAAAACATTTTTGCGTTTCCCGTTTTCCTCAATCCATTCTGTGTAAAATATTGTTCTATTTGCTCATTTAATTCTTTATAGAATTCGGAGCCTTCATCTTTTATAAATCTTAATTTGTTCATAATAGTGTGTTTTAATTCCTAATCAAATCTAAAACACCTCACAATGCTAAATTATCCTTAAAGATTATCTGATATCAAAAAATCATCCTTTAAAGCAATTTACAAGCAAACAATATGATTATAAATTATAATCATTAAATTAACAGTCGACAATAACCCTTTCGATTATTAAAAACCTCACTATTTCATTTATAAATTAATCTTTATGAATAATCAACAAGCATTATTTTTTCAGGCAATCAAGTCAGCCCTGCCCGAGTACCAAAACCTGGCGTTGAGTGTAGCCGAAGAATTAGGAATAAGTACCAATGAAGCCTATAAGAAAATCAGGGGCGACAGTAACCTTACTTTCAAGCAAATCATTAGGCTTTCTGATTGTTTTGATGTCCCATTCCTGTACAGTCCGAAACAATCATTATCGGTTACCTTTAGCTATTTAAGTGTAAATGAAGATTTAGATATGATTGGCTATCTCCGGAATTTATTGGAGAACATTAAGGCTATTAAGAACAGCCATAAAAAACACATTACCATCACTACCGACGACATTCCTTTATTTCACTTTTTTAAGTATCCCGAACTTACTAGTTTTAAACTCTTCTTTTGGGCAAATAGTGCCAATAATCTCGAAATGCCGTTCAGTTCTTCCTTCCTATCCGATGAGATTATTAAAATTTCGCAAGAGCTGCACGCCACCTATCTGGAGATACCGAGTACCGAAATATGGTCTAAAGATACCGTAACAGGCACACTTGAACAGATCAGATATGCATTCGAAGCCGGACACCTTACCGATACCGAGCTGGCTGTGAAAGTTGTAGAACAGGTAAGGTATTGCCTCACCGATATGAATATGTACGCCATTAGCAGCAAAAAAACCATCGACCCAAACCATACCTTTAACTGGTACAATTGCGATGTACTGGGAAGCATCGCTTACCTGGTCGATTTTAAAGACCGCATGGCCTGCTACAACAGGTTTAATACTTTTAATTATTTAAGAACCGAAGACCAGGCCTATTGCAAACAAACCAAACAATGGATGCAGGGCCTGATGATGAAATCGGTTTCTTTTAGCGGCCAGGGCGAAAAACACCGTAATAAATATCTGTATAATGCCTTTGCTGAATGCGATAAATTGTTGAGGGAGATTACTAATGGTTAATCTGAAACACTACATCAATAATTAAGCGTTAAACCTGCACCAAAACCCATATCACTATCATAGTGAGCAGAAATACCCATGTATTTAGTGGCAATAAATTTAAGTCCGCCCATAAATTCTTTATCGCTGTTTACCATAAAATTTCCTCTTAAGCGCTTAGAAATCGGTATATCTTCCCGCATTAACTGCAAGCGGACATTACCATCGTGGTACACTTCTGCCTGCGCGATTACCAGCATGGGTAAGGTATAGGCAAGTCCCACACTAAACATACTTCTGTTATCTTTTGTGCTTTTTTGGCCAAAAATATTGCTTTCCTGCTCACCAGCTTCCATTTTCCGGTAGCGCCAATCGAATCCCACAAAAGGCATTAGCCACTGCATTCTATCTATGTACCGGCCAATATGGGTTTCGGTTTCAAAGCCGTGCATTTTATTGTAACCTAAGCGCCATTCGGCGCCAATGCTCCAGCGGGTATTTGCCAACATGGCCATACCGTCGTTTCCATTGCTGGCAAAATCATTTTCGGCCATAAAATGAAACATCCTGTCATCGGCAAAAAGTTTTCGCTGCGCCAGTTTAAGATCCGGAATTTCGGGGTTTAATGGCGAGTTTTCATAGCTGAAAATTTTACCCATGCCGCTCATCATGTGGTACAAAATATGGCAGTGAAAAAACCAATCGCCACTTTCAGATGCGCTAAACTCAATGGTATCGCGCTCCATGGGCATGATATCGAGCACATTTTTTAAAGGTGCATAATCGCCCTGGCCGTTAATTACCCTAAAATCGTGCCCATGCAGGTGCATAGGATGGCGCATCATACTGTTGTTATATAAAATGATCCTTAGGTTTTCGCCTTTTTTGATGAGAATTTTATCTTCTTCGGAGATGGTTTTATTGTCCAAAGTCCAAACATAACGGTTCATATTGCCCGTTAACTGAAACTCCATTTGCTGGGTTGGCGCTTTAGGCAAAACCGTTTTTTCAGGCGAGCGCAACATATCGTAGTTCAATGTTGTTATGGGACCTTTCATGCCTTTATCATTACCCATATTATGACCTTTGTGTGCATCAGCTGTATCTGTACCAGCATCATCCAGTTCAGCATACATTATGACATTCATATCCATCACCTGGTTCTGCATTTTCATACCGTCCATCTGTACCAGATTACCGTTCATATCCATCATTTCGTTCATCATTTTCATGCCTTCGAAATATTTCAGTTTAGGTAATTTCTGAGCAAATACTTTCTGCCCGCTACCCAGCCATAAAGAGGCAGATTTGGTACGATCTTCAGGCGTTACCAAAAACTCGTAGCTTTTATTTTCAGGGATGGTTACTATTACATCATAAGTTTCTGATACAGCAATAATCAGTCTGTCTACTTCTACAGGCGCTACATCATTACCATCATTAGCCACCACCGTTATTTTACCTCCTGCATAAGTGAGCCAAAAATAGGTAGATGCCCCTCCGTTAGCAATACGCAATCTTATCTTGTCACCTGCCTTAAGATTGTTTGGTACCTGATATTGATTTTTCCCGTTTACTAAAAATGCTTCGTAATATACATCACTCACATCCATAGCGGTCATTCGTTTCAGTTCGTTGGTTAGCTTGGTTTTAAAGTGCCCGCCTTTTATGGCCTCAACATAACTTTGTGTGGTACCTTTTTTTATCGCGAACCAATCATTGGCATTATGTAATCTTCTGTCAACTTCGTGAGGTTTCATATTGGTCCACTCACTTAAAACAACAGGTACTGAAGGGATAGCCAGCTCTTTTCTTTTATTCAAAATCATAGTGCCATACATCCCTATTTGCTCCTGCAAACCCGAGTGGCTATGGTACCAATGGGTACCGTTCTGTATAATAGGAAAACGGTAAACATGGGTTTTATTGGGCTCAATAGGCATTTGTGTTAAATAAGGAACCCCATCATATTGATTAGGGAGAAATAGCCCATGCCAATGTAGGGAAGTTGACTCTTTTAGCTTATTGTGCACATGTATTTCTGCTGTATCGCCCTCGGTAAAGGTTAACGTTGGCATCGGTATTTGGCCATTAACCGCAATGGCCCTTTTAGGTTTTCCACCAAAAGTTACTGTTGTATCGGCAATGTACAAATCATAGCGTACAACCTTTGGCAGCCTGTTATTGCCTGAAATTTCGATATCACTTGCTTTTTGTGTGGTTTTTTTTGGGGCAGCTGCTTTTACCTCGTTGTGCTGATGTTGGGCAAAAGCAAAACTACTAAGCAAAATACTAAGGCAACAAACTAAAATAAACTTCATTTTGCGGTTTGTGTTTTATTTAAGTACTTCGGCAACCTTACCACAAGTTAACATTTTGTTACCATAATATGGATTTTTTATCGCCTCTCCTTCGCTTAACCAATAGCTTTTTTTCATCGGACAATAAGCGTAATAAATAGGCTTATCGCTAAGTTTTACTGCTTTTACCAGGGCATAAAAATTGGTCGACAGGGAGGCGAAATGATCTCTTTGTTGTTCAATATCTTTACTATCGGCAATGTGCCCGGCATCAACTAATATTTTATCACGCCATACTTTCGAAGCATTGGTTTTTTCGCTGGCTTTTATGGCGTTAATTAATACAGTAGCCTTGGTGCCTACCACGCTTGCATTGCTACTAATTAAGGCATCTTTAACTTCATAATAAGCCTGCAAAGGGTTAACCGCTGCTGATTTTTCCTGTGCTGAGGCGCTGCCAGCCATCATTAGTACAAGGACATTGATTGACCATAATTTAAATAACCTTTTCATTTTGTGTTTAAGTTAAATGTTAGCAATATATTTCCAGGAACCAGTAGCACGCACTTTTTCACTTTAGCCCGGCAGCTGGATTAAATTTTATTTTAAACAAAACTAGCGGCATGGCCTTTCCGGATGTTATACTTTTACGGAAAATGTTTATATAATTATCGCTCTTACGGTTTGGCGTTAAGCGGTTGGGGGTTGGAGTGGATTAAGCGACTCTAACAATTAACCTCCCTAACTTAAAAACCCTTCGACTGCACTATCAATGACAGCCCCAATAGAA
Encoded proteins:
- a CDS encoding MFS transporter; this encodes MNKNLLPLTLGGLGIGITEFVMMGLLPDISKDLAVTIPQAGHLISAYALGVVIGAPLLIMIAGKYPPKMILIALMIMFTVFNAFSAFAPTFDTLFIARLLSGLPHGAFFGVGSVVASRIAEKGKAAQAVSLMFMGLTIANIVGVPLGTFIGHNFSWRISFAVVVFVGLVTLLSLKLWLPALEATKNRDLKAELSFFKKREAWIIIFMISIGTGGLFTWYSYIAPLMTDVAGFSPNAVTYILMLAGLGMMFGNYVGGRLADKFSPAKASAALLLTMVVTLTIVHFVSASQPLALIMTFVTGAVSFALAAPIQMLMIQSAKGSEMLAASASQASFNIGNALGAFFGGLPLVYGFDYSSPAYVGAAMALVGAFFAFWLIKSNQGVTEQVKVPATSFH
- a CDS encoding multicopper oxidase domain-containing protein; this translates as MKFILVCCLSILLSSFAFAQHQHNEVKAAAPKKTTQKASDIEISGNNRLPKVVRYDLYIADTTVTFGGKPKRAIAVNGQIPMPTLTFTEGDTAEIHVHNKLKESTSLHWHGLFLPNQYDGVPYLTQMPIEPNKTHVYRFPIIQNGTHWYHSHSGLQEQIGMYGTMILNKRKELAIPSVPVVLSEWTNMKPHEVDRRLHNANDWFAIKKGTTQSYVEAIKGGHFKTKLTNELKRMTAMDVSDVYYEAFLVNGKNQYQVPNNLKAGDKIRLRIANGGASTYFWLTYAGGKITVVANDGNDVAPVEVDRLIIAVSETYDVIVTIPENKSYEFLVTPEDRTKSASLWLGSGQKVFAQKLPKLKYFEGMKMMNEMMDMNGNLVQMDGMKMQNQVMDMNVIMYAELDDAGTDTADAHKGHNMGNDKGMKGPITTLNYDMLRSPEKTVLPKAPTQQMEFQLTGNMNRYVWTLDNKTISEEDKILIKKGENLRIILYNNSMMRHPMHLHGHDFRVINGQGDYAPLKNVLDIMPMERDTIEFSASESGDWFFHCHILYHMMSGMGKIFSYENSPLNPEIPDLKLAQRKLFADDRMFHFMAENDFASNGNDGMAMLANTRWSIGAEWRLGYNKMHGFETETHIGRYIDRMQWLMPFVGFDWRYRKMEAGEQESNIFGQKSTKDNRSMFSVGLAYTLPMLVIAQAEVYHDGNVRLQLMREDIPISKRLRGNFMVNSDKEFMGGLKFIATKYMGISAHYDSDMGFGAGLTLNY
- a CDS encoding RNA polymerase sigma factor, with the translated sequence MNLQSYNDQDLVKVYITGNENGLQELLRRHKSKIYTSIYLLVKDQYLAEDIFQDAFIKVINTLRSGRYNEEGKFLPWVMRIAHNLVIDYFRKEKRTPIITSADGMDVFNMLHFYDESAEDKMLRDQTHKDLKAMIHLLPDEQKEVLLMRHYADLSFKEIADLTDVSINTALGRMRYALSNLRKMLKTKEMTYKG
- a CDS encoding acyl-CoA desaturase yields the protein MNKLRFIKDEGSEFYKELNEQIEQYFTQNGLRKTGNAKMFFKIFLYFGMDTLCYALMITSHSVLAFYVFYLLMGLSVLLTAFNVSHDAAHGVAVKSKFWNQLLFSLSFNLQGNNAYVWDKNHNESHHLYTNIEGSDIDVLNNPLFRMTESQPLQWYHRYQFIYAPFLYLFYSINWFFFRETLMLFNLSSRTIKVEIPRIEAVKLVIYKLLYIGYMIVLPIYLLPFGWAIVLMAFLLNHFIISLLFVSVLGVAHLSDYVSHPMPDKDNKLNMSWPKLQLLTSIDYHAESKFLNWTLGGFNAHAVHHLLPNVCHVHYLDIIPIFKALAKKHKLTYMEMSYGESLASHFRFLKMMGRSEHLIPMRYEG
- the uvrA gene encoding excinuclease ABC subunit UvrA — its product is MSKKEAEKDPHKNIIIKGARVHNLKNIDVAIPKNKLVVVTGMSGSGKSSLAFDTLYAEGQRRYVESLSSYARQFMGRMNKPDVDYIRGIAPAIAIEQKVITSNPRSTVGTSTEIYDYLKLLFSRIGKTISPVSGKEVKKDSVSTVVDYVNAMPEDTTVTIFCPLYPHNNRTIKEELAILLQKGFLRVLINDKIEKIEAVLDDADFKDAELTDDKTVQILIDRIVTNQEEETLSRLADSAQTAFFEGKGDCYVEAQGKTKHFSDRFELDGIKFEEPTPNFFSFNNPYGACKRCEGYGNVIGIDEDLVIPDKSKSIYDNAIAPWRGEKMNVWLQNFIKAAPKFEFPIHRPYSALTETEQQLLWTGNKYFAGLDAFFKELEEQTYKIQYRVMLSRYRGKTTCPDCKGSRLRKDASYVKIAEKSIIDVVLMPLAKALVFFNELKLNTNDTKIAKRLLAEIDNRFLYLNNVGLGYLTLNRLSNTLSGGESQRINLATSLGSSLVGSIYVLDEPSIGLHPRDTNKLIEVLISLRNVGNTVIVVEHEEEMMRAADYIIDIGPEAGTHGGNLVFSGNYEEILKDKNSLTGRYLSGLEKIAIPDKRRKWKDHILIKGARENNLQHIDVKFPLGVFTAVSGVSGSGKTSLVKKILYPALQKAIGNYAGEQTGAYDGIFGNYDLVSAVEMVDQNPIGRSSRSNPVTYVKAWDDIRALFSGLASAKAAGLKPAAFSFNVEGGRCDVCQGEGEVKIEMQFMADIYLPCEACNGKRFKQQVLDVTYKEKNVSEILDMTIEEAVDFFKDEQKILNKLNPLVDVGLGYVHLGQSSNTLSGGEAQRIKLASFLIKGNNANKTLFIFDEPTTGLHFHDIKKLLKALNTLIEQGNTILVIEHNMDMIKCADWVIDIGPEGGDGGGQVVFEGLPEDLAQVEKSYTGKYLASHLNLNP
- a CDS encoding fatty acid desaturase; the protein is MKDKHIYVAADSQLLKAIYKRVAQELVIDKSAFMRIIAAKFVVYFLLTLLSYLALYRTVNPIGFIGCFMVYGFIALLFAFNFSHDFSHNTIFKSRRLNHICFVAIYTLVGAHAEAWKLRHVNSHHYAPNVEDYDSDLKISKLIRVVPDSKHYWFHAYQHLYAPLAYTTYSLFWIFIKDFVILFGNDGFVVKKSFKYYLSFVLQKITYISLLLVLPLLFSGQQWYVVVLGFLIMHLSQSLFLLFTFFMTHHVEETQYPKADAQGYINASWLMNQVKSSNDMHPFSNMVNFILGGFNNHIAHHLFPHYHHVYYPQISKILYEMLNENGITPNCTSYFGGIKSHLKLLKRMGAAA
- a CDS encoding DUF3347 domain-containing protein — its product is MKRLFKLWSINVLVLMMAGSASAQEKSAAVNPLQAYYEVKDALISSNASVVGTKATVLINAIKASEKTNASKVWRDKILVDAGHIADSKDIEQQRDHFASLSTNFYALVKAVKLSDKPIYYAYCPMKKSYWLSEGEAIKNPYYGNKMLTCGKVAEVLK